In a genomic window of Macaca nemestrina isolate mMacNem1 chromosome 18, mMacNem.hap1, whole genome shotgun sequence:
- the LOC105494075 gene encoding liver carboxylesterase 1-like isoform X2, giving the protein MYEFQYRPSFSSDMKPKTVTGDHGDELFSVFGAPFLKEGASEEEIRLSKMVMKFWANFARNGNPNGEGLPRWPEYNQEEGYLQIGANTQAAQKLKDKEVAFWTTLFAKKAVEKPPQTEHIEL; this is encoded by the exons ATGTATGAGTTTCAGTATCGTCCAAGCTTCTCATCAGACATGAAACCCAAGACGGTGACAGGAGACCACGGGGATGAGCTCTTCTCTGTCTTTGGGGctccatttttaaaag AGGGTGCCTCTGAAGAGGAGATCAGACTCAGCAAGATGGTGATGAAATTCTGGGCCAACTTTGCTCGCAATGG AAACCCCAATGGGGAAGGGCTGCCCCGCTGGCCAGAGTACAACCAGGAGGAAGGGTATCTGCAGATTGGTGCCAACACCCAGGCGGCCCAGAAGCTGAAGGACAAGGAAGTGGCTTTCTGGACCACACTCTTTGCCAAGAAGGCAGTGGAGAAGCCACCCCAGACAGAACACATTGAGCTGTGA
- the LOC105494075 gene encoding uncharacterized protein isoform X1 produces the protein MGLTLWLLRTHQRLWASHCTCLGALRFCCFPECELWVCAGEGEKTQERATLGGGAAIEETLGCGIACDPEQGGGRRGSQETKAASTWNDACPLLSPQSDILKEGASEEEIRLSKMVMKFWANFARNGNPNGEGLPRWPEYNQEEGYLQIGANTQAAQKLKDKEVAFWTTLFAKKAVEKPPQTEHIEL, from the exons ATGGGACTCACCCTATGGCTGCTCAGAACGCACCAGCGCCTCTGGGCATCTCACTGTACATGCTTAGGAGCCTTGCGGTTCTGTTGTTTTCCAGAATGTGAATTGTGGGTGTGTgctggggagggagaaaagacCCAAGAGAGAGCAACCCTGGGAGGTGGGGCTGCCATAGAGGAAACCCTGGGGTGTGGCATTGCCTGTGACCCTGAGCAGGGAGGAGGCAGGCGAGGGTCACAGGAGACAAAGGCAGCCAGCACATGGAATGACGCATGCCCATTGCTGAGCCCTCAGTCAGATATACTCAAAG AGGGTGCCTCTGAAGAGGAGATCAGACTCAGCAAGATGGTGATGAAATTCTGGGCCAACTTTGCTCGCAATGG AAACCCCAATGGGGAAGGGCTGCCCCGCTGGCCAGAGTACAACCAGGAGGAAGGGTATCTGCAGATTGGTGCCAACACCCAGGCGGCCCAGAAGCTGAAGGACAAGGAAGTGGCTTTCTGGACCACACTCTTTGCCAAGAAGGCAGTGGAGAAGCCACCCCAGACAGAACACATTGAGCTGTGA